One segment of Calliopsis andreniformis isolate RMS-2024a chromosome 1, iyCalAndr_principal, whole genome shotgun sequence DNA contains the following:
- the LOC143181196 gene encoding RNA polymerase II-associated protein 1 produces the protein MNGEPILKRPKPTDSEEELFRMQEEFLKNKQQPSAKVINLRGSSKPSSTDSYPGTSESQSDTTKIKSRFSQLKKLKTQDRVSTSQSSGDVLNSAIKGEVEKSLKAGLQDSVHNIPIAPSNIILGNIVEKKYISSNIKFPENETFHGANKGFPEVFISKHMKSDGNQSLFWQQVAKKEVVENQVGSPQEYEVSSNDKSSIIVEGLWASEIHKENLEKLNQMSQEDILKEKSKLEMTLKPEIIQFLKDRRNKKQKIQGTQESSIFSKKQQRSPMNVEKLITESSNTHDEGTSKNDDTTLMQVDELEYSDKCKDLSKNSDSTSMQVDELKESVPKPPKELMKEAKAKGWVHMNSLELAKLKWMEDIPVEPKNEPAPDEPYNARFDFNGLLLPYKDENVPLEKGLHHHGEEPERPGYSLQELLQLSRSATQQQRCTALTTLANVMEKSRKGWYDKVLQPPPLTTLSQRNLLLLLRFSLDDTSVAVITATLQALRAFLYSEADELCLDRLYGFQNFREPIITPPKTDVTDTSNLKDHELAQLDAVAALLRTDILLRIRYILSELRPSPVGVTCALEILIRLIRYSTITALNIASTPNLLETIIEHFVPLSANRLAMQDTIDNVYGVPVIAAVRFCRILLCYGGKAIAQKLNSLKIVPRIISYVSCDAGQKSFNLSIESLRLWRTLLFHGEAMDSLTGAQLILLSQLQLLLSNYDIHSASELSCEYAASVIAVASCLPPLRANVSVLLSKWSTQLLSLDTVTWGKTKIIAETLLAVSDNVSAIKTLIISRSQVFSKLGSTSNLLSDCSPATEREPSCLPHLGVLTEDGRLQPIVSQQSCIPFLTTVLNTFVSNSFVEEIQTLFSHPQLCKYLKKLETADWSLERSWYTRSELFFLVALVKTAFLVKDKLDNRMSHIVWKIAIKLVSSLPADSELEVKSMIRIALSEEKLNLAIVASELEKLNLDSNIENIKLNLSRDVAALYERYVASNGEWDQAAMPKDWLYLPVVHVYTKCRNSSACNDEDKSVILTVLSLELLLPDLVEKLSQSLRFSRLVLVYLCDTVYLDPDVSALLTRATSTLLKDHYKSLNFTVDLPGLTSFTDLFTAMCEHFCSTSYSDYGFSMTLLIPIAQRHDVHYRRLLWSEHAGLLRYIRLPVEQLVIPLKEYFYPLEEDTSLIESYITALVRGVVNQNWCPIPYAIAVHHSAMYLKKPDKLAVRMRTQLEKIPNKALATLLLYYEPPTM, from the exons ATGAATGGTGAACCCATTCTAAAACGGCCTAAGCCGACCGATAGCGAAGAGGAATTATTTCGCATGCAAGAAGAGTTTTTGAAGAATAAGCAACAACCATCAGCAAAAGTAATTAATTTGCGAGGTTCTTCAAAACCTTCGAGCACTGATAGCTATCCAGGAACATCAGAAAGTCAAAGTGATACTACTAAAATAAAATCGAGATTCTCTCAGTTGAAAAAACTTAAAACACAAGACAGAGTTTCTACTTCGCAATCTAGTGGTGATGTTCTAAATTCTGCAATTAAAGGGGAGGTTGAAAAGAGTTTAAAAGCAGGATTGCAGGATTCTGTTCACAATATACCAATAGCACCATCTAATATAATATTAGGGAATATTGttgaaaagaaatatatttccaGCAATATAAAATTTCCAGAGAATGAGACTTTTCATGGTGCAAACAAAGGTTTCCCAGAAGTTTTTATTTCTAAACATATG aAAAGTGATGGCAATCAAAGTTTATTTTGGCAGCAAGTTGCTAAGAAAGAGGTTGTAGAAAATCAAGTAGGGAGTCCTCAGGAGTATGAAGTTTCATCAAATGATAAAAGTAGTATCATAGTAGAAGGATTATGGGCATCAGAGATACACAAAGAGAATTTGGAAAAATTAAATCAGATGAGCCAAGAAGATATATTAAAAGAGAAAAGTAAACTTGAAATGACTCTTAAGCCAGAAATAATCCAGTTTCTAAAGGACAGGAggaataaaaaacagaaaatacaggGGACTCAAGAATCCAGCATTTTTAGTAAAAAGCAACAGAGATCACCTATGAATGTAGAAAAATTAATCACAGAATCTTCCAACACACATGATGAAGGTACATCAAAGAATGATGATACTACATTAATGCAGGTGGATGAACTAGAATACTCAGACAAATGTAAAGATTTATCTAAAAATAGTGACAGCACATCAATGCAAGTAGATGAACTTAAAGAAAGTGTACCAAAACCACCTAAAGAATTAATGAAAGAAGCTAAAGCAAAAGGTTGGGTGCACATGAATTCCCTTGAACTTGCAAAGTTGAAGTGGATGGAGGATATACCTGTTGAACCAAAGAATGAACCTGCTCCAGATGAACCATATAATGCTCGCTTTGATTTCAATG GTTTACTATTACCATATAAAGATGAAAATGTACCACTTGAAAAAGGTCTCCACCATCATGGAGAAGAACCTGAACGCCCTGGATATTCCTTACAAGAATTGTTACAATTAAGCAGATCAGCCACACAGCAACAACGTTGTACAGCTCTTACAACACTGGCGAATGTTATGGAAAAGAGTCGTAAGGGGTGGTACGATAAAGTGTTACAACCACCACCTTTGACTACCTTAAGCCAAAGAaatcttttattattattaagattttccTTGGATGATACATCAGTTGCTGTAATTACAGCAACCTTACAAGCACTTAGAGCTTTTCTGTACAGTGAAGCAGACGAACTTTGTCTCGACAGGCTGTATGGTTTTCAGAATTTCAGAGAACCTATTATAACTCCGCCGAAAACAGATGTTACTGATACAAGTAATCTGAAGGATCATGAACTGGCACAATTAGACGCAGTGGCtgcattgttaaggactgatatACTGTTAAGGATTAG ATATATTTTAAGTGAACTGCGGCCATCGCCTGTTGGAGTAACTTGTGcattagaaatattaattagGCTTATAAGATATTCAACTATAACTGCATTAAATATTGCAAGCACACCAAATTTACTGGAGACAATAATTGAACACTTTGTGCCACTATCTGCAAATCGATTAG CAATGCAAGATACTATAGACAATGTTTATGGAGTTCCTGTAATTGCTGCAGTTAGATTCTGTCGTATTTTACTTTGCTATGGAGGGAAAGCTATTGCACAAAAATTAAATAGTCTTAAGATTGTACCACGCATTATATCATACGTTAGTTGTGATGCAGG GCAGAAAAGTTTCAATCTTAGCATTGAAAGTTTACGATTATGGAGAACCTTACTATTTCATGGAGAAGCAATGGATAGCTTAACAGGAGCACAATTAATTCTCCTATCGCAATTGCAACTTTTGTTAAGTAATTACGATATACACAGTGCATCTGAGTTATCTTGCGAGTATGCAGCATCTGTAATTGCTGTTGCCAGTTGTCTTCCACCTTTAAGAGCAAATGTATCAGTTCTGCTGTCTAAATGGAGTACACAATTATTATCTTTGGATACTGTTACG TGGGGCAAGACCAAAATCATCGCCGAAACGTTACTAGCAGTCAGCGATAACGTCTCTGCAATTAAAACGTTGATCATATCTCGATCGCAGGTGTTCTCTAAACTCGG CTCTACATCAAATTTATTGAGCGACTGTAGTCCAGCTACTGAACGTGAGCCTTCTTGCCTACCTCATTTAGGAGTATTAACTGAAGATGGACGGTTGCAGCCTATAGTATCTCAGCAATCTTGCATACCCTTTCTTACAACAGTTTTAAACACATTCGTTAGTAATTCTTTCGTAGAAGAAATTCAAACATTGTTCAGTCATCCTCAGCTTTGTAAATACTTAAAAAAATTAGAAACAGCCGACTGGAGTTTAGAGAGGTCATGGTACACAAGATCTGAATTATTTTTCTTGGTTGCTTTAGTAAAGACAGCCTTCCTTGTTAAAGATAAACTGGATAACAGAATGTCGCATATTGTTTGGAAAATTGCTATCAAACTTGTATCATCTTTACCTGCTGATTCTGAGCTTGAAGTGAAAAGCATGATCAGGATCGCTTTGTCGGAGGAAAAGTTGAATTTAGCAATAGTGGCAAGTGaattagaaaaattaaatttgGACTCGAacattgaaaatattaaattaaatctATCTCGTGATGTGGCTGCCTTGTATGAGCGATATGTGGCTTCGAATGGTGAATGGGATCAGGCGGCAATGCCTAAAGACTGGCTTTATTTACCTGTGGTACACGTTTATACGAAATGTAGAAACAGTAGCGCATGTAACGACGAAGATAAATCTGTTATTTTAACTGTCTTAAGTTTAGAATTGTTACTACCAGATTTGGTTGAGAAGCTATCGCAGAGCTTAAGGTTCAGCAGATTGGTATTAGTATATCTATGTGATACAGTTTACTTAGATCCTGATGTGTCTGCTCTGCTTACTAGAGCCACATCAACGTTATTAAAAGACCATTACAAAAGTCTTAATTTTACAGTAGATTTACCAGGCCTTACTTCATTCACTGACTTATTTACTGCTATGTGTGAGCACTTTTGTTCAACTTCTTATAGTGACTATGGGTTTTCAATGACTTTATTGATACCAATTGCACAAAGACATGATGTTCATTATAGGAGACTATTATGGTCTGAGCATGCAGGTTTACTTCGATACATCAGGCTACCTGTGGAACAATTAGTAATACCattaaaagaatatttctaTCCCCTTGAAGAAGATACGTCTTTAATCGAAAGTTACATTACAGCTCTTGTTAGGGGAGTTGTCAACCAAAATTGGTGTCCTATTCCTTATGCAATTGCAGTGCATCATTCTGCAATGTATTTAAAGAAGCCAGATAAACTGGCAGTAAGAATGAGAACACAATTGGAGAAAATACCTAATAAAGCTTTAGCTACTCTTTTACTGTATTATGAGCCACCTACAATGTAA